The following are from one region of the Paenibacillus sp. KS-LC4 genome:
- a CDS encoding alpha/beta hydrolase, with protein MRSIRSFLVEQLLFLTKKKHNVNDYLEQRRIINSSPYVLPAKLKQKYNIIKDHNLSVDTYILKSNSQSDARIVLYLPGGGYVEQPLTWHWHFLHSLTQQLSCTVYVPIYPKAPNYQYMDAIESVLSIYKYLLEIGKPENIVIMGDSAGGGLSLAFAQYLLEQGLPQPRDIILLSPWLDITLSNPEVLAMINKEPLLNWELLVESGERYSGETPQSHYLVSPIYGDIKNLGKISLFIGTHEFFLPDARKFKEKAIQHAVDINYYEYPKMNHVFPVFPIPEAKKALKQIIAIMS; from the coding sequence ATGCGAAGTATAAGAAGCTTTCTTGTTGAACAATTGCTATTTCTAACTAAAAAGAAACACAACGTTAATGACTATTTGGAGCAACGAAGAATTATTAATAGTTCACCCTATGTATTGCCTGCCAAGCTTAAACAAAAGTATAACATTATTAAAGATCACAATCTCTCGGTAGATACTTATATTCTCAAATCTAACTCTCAATCTGATGCTCGGATAGTTTTGTATTTGCCTGGTGGAGGATATGTTGAGCAGCCTCTTACATGGCATTGGCATTTTTTGCACAGCTTAACTCAGCAATTAAGTTGTACGGTTTATGTGCCTATCTATCCTAAAGCTCCGAACTATCAGTATATGGATGCGATTGAGAGCGTTCTAAGTATTTACAAATATCTTCTGGAAATAGGTAAACCTGAAAACATCGTGATCATGGGTGATTCTGCTGGTGGTGGTTTATCCTTGGCCTTCGCTCAATATTTGTTAGAACAAGGTTTACCGCAACCAAGGGACATTATACTGCTGTCTCCATGGCTTGATATTACACTAAGCAATCCGGAAGTATTAGCCATGATAAATAAAGAGCCGCTATTGAACTGGGAATTATTGGTTGAATCTGGAGAGAGATACTCTGGTGAAACGCCACAATCACACTATTTGGTAAGTCCTATTTATGGTGATATTAAAAACTTGGGGAAAATTTCGCTATTTATCGGAACCCATGAATTTTTCCTTCCGGATGCCCGAAAATTCAAAGAAAAGGCAATCCAACATGCAGTTGACATCAATTATTATGAGTACCCCAAAATGAATCATGTATTTCCTGTATTCCCAATTCCTGAAGCCAAAAAAGCCCTGAAGCAAATTATTGCAATTATGAGTTAG
- a CDS encoding c-type cytochrome, producing the protein MNHTLKYCFVIIVLLNALLLSACGNSGTAATTNDNRTEDSSIQSSDPEMIYKKKCMSCHGTDLQGRRGPSLQNIGSRLTEEEIIDMVANGKNGMPKFKKNISAEDIQSVSKWLSGLK; encoded by the coding sequence ATGAATCATACGCTTAAGTACTGTTTTGTAATAATCGTCCTTCTAAATGCATTATTATTATCGGCATGTGGAAACTCAGGGACTGCTGCTACAACAAACGATAACCGTACTGAGGACAGTAGTATTCAAAGCAGCGATCCAGAAATGATATATAAGAAGAAATGCATGTCCTGCCACGGTACTGATCTTCAAGGTAGAAGAGGACCCAGTCTCCAGAACATTGGAAGTCGATTAACGGAAGAGGAAATCATTGATATGGTTGCAAATGGCAAAAATGGAATGCCTAAGTTTAAAAAAAACATTTCGGCCGAGGACATTCAAAGTGTTTCCAAATGGTTGTCGGGGCTCAAATAA
- a CDS encoding YjhG/YagF family D-xylonate dehydratase — protein MDDLDLLKNVMGSDEADYFDVFTHAPGPSGKLPLTPELLLNEPSGNLFGWSQNVGMGWQADRLQGREVLILGTLGGIRNEDGTPAALGYHTGHWEIGLLMKAAAAEIAAKGGIPFAAHVSDPCDGRSQGTSGMFDSLPYRNDAAMVMRRLIRSLPTRAAVVGVATCDKGLPAMMLALAGMKSLPGVIVPGGVTLPPTNGEDAGKIQTIGARYANGELSLEEAADLGCRACATPGGGCQFLGTAGTAQVVAEALGMTVPHAALAPSGQPVWTEMARQSARAAMALASKGLTLSDVLTDASIRNAMVVHAAFGGSTNLLLHIPAIAHAAGLKVPSAADWAEVNRNVPRLVSVLPNGPVPHPTVRVFLAGGVPEVMLHLRRLGVLDVSVLTAAGVTLNETLDWWETSKRRQHMRSYLAEREGIDPDTVIYSPDRARAAGLTPTVTFPSGNIAPEGSVIKSTAIDPSVLDTEGVFRHVGRVKVYTTERDAIRAIKTGGIFAGDILALIGRGPTGTGMEETYQLTSALKHLAFGKQVSLLTDARFSGVSTGACIGHIGPEALAGGPVGRLRDGDWVDIRIDTRKLEGAIHMVGCGEQPDTPEAGTAILAARSPHPSLAEDPELPDDTRLWAALQSASGGTWKGCVYDADRIIRTLEAGMRVLAREESGG, from the coding sequence ATGGATGATCTGGATCTGTTAAAAAACGTAATGGGATCGGACGAAGCGGATTATTTCGACGTGTTCACACATGCCCCGGGGCCATCCGGCAAGCTCCCGCTGACTCCGGAGCTTCTTCTGAACGAGCCTAGCGGCAATCTGTTCGGCTGGAGTCAGAACGTCGGCATGGGATGGCAAGCGGATCGCTTGCAGGGCAGGGAGGTTCTCATTTTGGGCACGCTTGGAGGTATCCGCAACGAGGATGGCACGCCCGCCGCGCTTGGCTATCACACCGGCCACTGGGAAATCGGCCTGTTAATGAAGGCGGCGGCGGCAGAGATTGCCGCAAAGGGCGGTATCCCTTTCGCGGCTCATGTGAGCGATCCGTGCGACGGACGCTCACAGGGCACGTCTGGCATGTTTGATTCACTGCCTTACCGCAACGACGCAGCAATGGTCATGCGGCGGCTAATCCGCTCGCTGCCTACCCGAGCAGCCGTTGTTGGCGTCGCGACATGCGACAAGGGACTGCCTGCGATGATGCTGGCGCTTGCGGGAATGAAAAGCCTGCCTGGCGTTATCGTGCCAGGCGGTGTTACACTGCCGCCGACGAATGGTGAGGATGCTGGCAAAATCCAGACGATTGGCGCCCGATATGCAAACGGCGAGCTGTCATTGGAGGAGGCTGCCGACCTTGGCTGCCGAGCCTGCGCGACGCCGGGCGGCGGCTGCCAGTTTCTCGGAACGGCGGGTACCGCGCAGGTCGTGGCAGAGGCACTCGGAATGACGGTGCCGCACGCCGCGCTTGCCCCGTCAGGTCAGCCGGTCTGGACGGAGATGGCACGCCAATCTGCCCGAGCGGCGATGGCGCTGGCAAGCAAGGGTCTTACGCTTAGTGATGTGTTGACGGACGCTTCTATCCGTAATGCCATGGTTGTTCATGCGGCTTTCGGCGGCTCTACGAACCTGCTGCTGCACATTCCAGCGATTGCCCATGCGGCAGGCCTTAAGGTGCCGAGCGCTGCGGACTGGGCAGAGGTCAACCGCAACGTTCCCCGATTGGTCAGTGTCCTGCCGAATGGCCCTGTTCCGCATCCGACAGTTCGTGTGTTTCTTGCTGGCGGTGTGCCTGAGGTGATGCTGCATCTTCGGCGACTCGGTGTGCTGGATGTAAGCGTGCTCACCGCAGCTGGTGTCACGCTGAACGAGACGCTGGATTGGTGGGAAACGTCCAAGCGGCGGCAGCATATGCGTAGCTATCTTGCTGAGCGGGAAGGTATCGACCCGGATACAGTCATATATAGCCCAGATCGGGCGCGAGCCGCAGGCTTGACTCCGACGGTTACGTTTCCGTCCGGAAATATCGCTCCCGAAGGCTCCGTCATTAAATCGACGGCTATCGACCCGTCGGTTCTTGACACCGAGGGCGTATTCCGGCATGTTGGACGGGTAAAGGTGTATACGACCGAGCGCGATGCGATCCGCGCCATCAAGACAGGCGGCATATTCGCTGGTGACATATTGGCATTGATCGGCCGCGGCCCAACAGGAACCGGTATGGAGGAAACGTACCAGCTGACGTCGGCACTGAAGCATTTGGCATTCGGCAAGCAGGTGTCGCTGCTGACCGACGCCAGATTCTCCGGCGTATCGACCGGGGCCTGTATCGGACATATCGGCCCGGAGGCGCTCGCAGGAGGTCCCGTCGGACGCCTGCGAGACGGAGACTGGGTTGATATTCGCATCGACACACGCAAGCTAGAGGGAGCGATCCATATGGTCGGCTGCGGCGAGCAGCCGGATACGCCGGAGGCAGGGACAGCAATTCTTGCCGCTAGGTCGCCGCATCCCTCTCTTGCGGAGGACCCGGAGCTGCCGGACGATACCCGTCTTTGGGCCGCGCTCCAGTCTGCCAGCGGCGGAACCTGGAAAGGTTGTGTTTATGATGCGGACCGCATTATTCGGACGCTGGAAGCAGGCATGCGCGTGCTAGCAAGGGAAGAAAGCGGCGGATAA
- the gucD gene encoding alpha-ketoglutaric semialdehyde dehydrogenase GucD, whose translation MVNSEYTVNPEIPAIDNYIGGEWKPALSGKRNAGCNPARSSEIVSLSPDSNLDDLGAAVAAAEAARYAWRKLTGAQRGALLFKAADLLESRLEEIGRAMTCEMGKTLGEAKGETARGAAILRYYAGEGMRPIGDVIPATDAEALMFTTRAPLGVVGVISPWNFPVAIPVWKMAPALVFGNTVVWKPAAETAVTASLIMACFHEAGFPAGVVNMVIGEGAVIGQGIAEHPGIHAVTFTGSDTVGKRVGQIALARGAKYQLEMGGKNPIIIAADADLDLAVDATISGGLRSTGQKCTATSRVIVVSDVYESFRSKLLEKVNSLRVGDGMNAETWLGPCASRKQYETVLEYIRKGKEEGAELLVGGEQPNAPELADGYFITPAVFDRVMPNMTIAREEIFGPVLALIEARNLDEAIELANDTEYGLSASLYTSNLGYALRFIQETDAGLVRVNAETAGVELQAPFGGMKGSSSHSREQGQAAIEFYTAVKTVFMKP comes from the coding sequence ATGGTAAACAGCGAATACACGGTGAACCCGGAAATTCCGGCAATAGACAACTATATCGGAGGCGAGTGGAAGCCAGCGCTCTCTGGCAAGCGCAATGCTGGCTGCAATCCAGCTCGCAGCAGTGAAATCGTTAGCTTATCGCCCGACTCCAATCTTGACGATCTAGGCGCTGCGGTCGCAGCCGCTGAGGCTGCTCGCTATGCCTGGCGAAAGCTAACCGGTGCTCAGCGCGGCGCCTTGCTGTTCAAGGCGGCTGATCTGCTGGAGAGCCGCTTGGAGGAGATTGGCCGGGCGATGACCTGCGAGATGGGCAAGACGCTTGGCGAGGCGAAGGGGGAGACGGCCCGCGGTGCAGCCATTTTACGCTATTATGCAGGCGAGGGTATGCGTCCGATCGGCGATGTTATTCCAGCAACAGACGCTGAAGCATTGATGTTCACGACTCGCGCTCCGCTCGGTGTCGTCGGCGTCATCTCGCCCTGGAATTTTCCTGTGGCAATTCCCGTATGGAAAATGGCGCCCGCACTGGTTTTTGGAAACACGGTTGTCTGGAAGCCAGCGGCCGAGACGGCTGTCACCGCTTCACTCATTATGGCTTGCTTCCATGAAGCTGGCTTTCCGGCGGGCGTTGTGAACATGGTTATTGGCGAAGGTGCCGTCATTGGTCAGGGTATCGCCGAGCATCCGGGCATTCACGCCGTCACCTTCACGGGCTCTGACACGGTCGGTAAGCGTGTGGGCCAGATTGCTCTAGCACGTGGGGCAAAGTACCAGCTGGAAATGGGCGGTAAAAACCCGATCATCATCGCAGCCGACGCCGATCTAGACTTAGCCGTTGATGCGACAATTAGCGGAGGGCTTCGCTCAACCGGCCAAAAGTGTACCGCAACGAGCCGCGTTATCGTTGTGAGCGACGTTTACGAATCGTTCAGATCGAAATTGCTCGAGAAGGTCAATAGTCTGCGAGTGGGTGACGGCATGAACGCGGAAACGTGGCTTGGTCCGTGTGCTAGTCGAAAACAGTACGAAACCGTGCTGGAGTATATTCGCAAGGGCAAGGAGGAGGGCGCCGAGCTTCTCGTCGGCGGAGAGCAGCCGAATGCTCCAGAGCTCGCGGACGGCTATTTCATCACACCAGCCGTGTTCGATCGGGTGATGCCAAACATGACTATTGCAAGGGAGGAAATTTTTGGACCTGTGCTGGCACTGATTGAGGCGCGTAATTTAGACGAGGCAATTGAACTCGCAAACGATACGGAATATGGGCTCAGTGCCTCCCTCTATACGAGCAATCTCGGTTATGCTTTGAGGTTTATTCAGGAAACGGATGCAGGGCTCGTCCGCGTGAATGCCGAGACGGCGGGCGTGGAGCTGCAGGCGCCGTTTGGCGGAATGAAAGGCTCCAGCTCCCATTCTCGCGAGCAGGGACAGGCAGCTATTGAGTTTTACACAGCTGTGAAAACAGTCTTCATGAAGCCATAA
- a CDS encoding nucleoside deaminase: MNQDEFFMKEAIKLAELAVEHGNEPFGAVLVKDGMIVYSNENQIYSATDPTFHAESGLLRRFCAETGITDLYEYTLYSSCEPCFMCSGAMVWTNLGRLVFGASNRDLCSILGEEGSPCCEIVFEHSHHKPAFIGGVLRDENLSILASYFSHHAKG, encoded by the coding sequence ATGAACCAAGACGAGTTTTTTATGAAAGAAGCGATAAAGCTGGCAGAGCTTGCCGTTGAACATGGAAACGAGCCATTCGGAGCTGTTTTGGTTAAAGATGGAATGATTGTTTATTCGAATGAAAATCAAATTTATTCGGCAACAGATCCAACGTTTCACGCAGAATCCGGGTTGCTCCGAAGATTTTGTGCGGAAACAGGGATTACAGATTTATATGAATACACCTTATATTCGAGCTGCGAGCCTTGCTTTATGTGCAGTGGCGCAATGGTATGGACAAACCTGGGACGTCTGGTTTTCGGCGCTAGCAATCGGGATTTATGCAGCATTTTGGGTGAAGAGGGGAGCCCGTGCTGTGAGATTGTATTTGAGCATTCTCACCACAAGCCAGCATTCATTGGTGGAGTTTTGCGTGATGAAAATTTGAGTATTTTGGCCAGCTACTTCTCGCATCACGCAAAAGGCTAA
- a CDS encoding LysR family transcriptional regulator, with translation MNITQLQYLISTARFGSFTKAASAHHMTVPTISQSIKQLEDEMNTVIFHRTKKGVVPTKEGELILRHAAAILNNIDVMQNELLNLKEDYVESITLSTIPGLVPQVVQATLELMHKYPTLKVQMIEGDTQTIMKQVYEGYASMGLISYSKSQVNSSFEWFPIVEGTAVLIMNTKSHLRFSKMISPEDLDNQVFVLYKDEHIENIAHNLMSINPTNRIALITNNMEALCQMVVKGNAITIAPDFIVKALSSIYQENLVTVPLKQFYLDKAILGRITRANEPVSKMVEEFTRQLSSRVEYFGNAET, from the coding sequence ATGAATATCACACAGCTACAATATTTAATTTCAACTGCAAGGTTTGGTTCATTTACTAAGGCCGCGAGTGCGCATCATATGACCGTGCCAACGATCAGTCAATCCATCAAACAATTAGAAGATGAAATGAATACCGTCATCTTTCACCGTACCAAGAAAGGTGTGGTTCCAACGAAAGAAGGAGAGCTTATTCTTCGTCATGCAGCAGCTATTCTTAATAATATTGATGTTATGCAAAACGAATTGCTGAATCTCAAAGAAGATTATGTTGAAAGCATCACGCTCTCAACTATTCCGGGACTTGTTCCTCAAGTTGTTCAGGCTACATTAGAGCTAATGCACAAATACCCCACACTCAAAGTTCAGATGATTGAAGGCGACACTCAGACTATTATGAAGCAAGTATATGAAGGTTATGCAAGTATGGGGTTAATTTCTTATAGCAAGAGCCAAGTGAACTCTTCATTTGAATGGTTTCCTATAGTAGAAGGTACAGCCGTATTGATCATGAACACGAAATCCCACTTACGTTTTTCTAAAATGATATCACCTGAAGACTTGGACAATCAGGTATTCGTTCTATATAAAGATGAACATATTGAAAATATCGCTCACAATCTGATGTCTATTAATCCTACAAACCGTATTGCTCTGATTACGAATAATATGGAGGCTTTATGCCAAATGGTGGTTAAGGGAAATGCGATCACGATTGCTCCAGACTTTATAGTGAAAGCTTTGTCATCCATCTACCAAGAAAACTTGGTTACTGTTCCGTTGAAGCAATTTTATTTGGATAAAGCGATTTTGGGAAGAATCACAAGAGCAAATGAGCCCGTTTCTAAAATGGTTGAAGAGTTCACGAGACAGTTATCGAGCCGAGTTGAATATTTTGGAAACGCTGAAACATAA
- a CDS encoding fumarylacetoacetate hydrolase family protein, with product MRIFRYLENSLSYLGVMTEDGDSYRLDAPDLMTLVANARTAGLTTAAYVGTMLGSLSPIGAPTETLQLTTPLDAPEVWAAGVTYQRSREARNYEATEGRLDADTFYDKVYEAERPELFMKSTAARTVGPGEAVCLRSDSSWQVPEAELGLVLDSSGAIIGYTAGNDMSCRDIEGENPLYLPQAKIWKRSCSIGPFVRLAETVADPYALSIACRIYRDGALVVDETAHTGLLKRKLEELVSFLKRDNELFDGTVLLTGTCLVPPNQFTLASGDRIEIEIEGIGTLVNTVISTHELDMAPNQA from the coding sequence ATGCGTATATTTCGTTATCTTGAAAACTCGCTTTCCTATTTGGGAGTAATGACCGAAGACGGGGATAGTTATCGGCTAGATGCGCCAGATCTTATGACACTTGTCGCAAATGCCCGCACCGCCGGATTGACAACCGCTGCTTATGTTGGGACGATGCTTGGCAGTCTCTCGCCAATCGGCGCTCCGACAGAAACGCTGCAACTGACGACGCCGCTGGACGCACCAGAGGTATGGGCGGCAGGTGTGACCTATCAGCGCAGCCGCGAGGCGCGAAATTATGAGGCGACGGAGGGAAGGCTCGATGCTGACACCTTTTACGACAAGGTGTATGAGGCAGAACGGCCAGAGCTGTTTATGAAATCAACAGCCGCCCGTACCGTTGGACCTGGTGAAGCGGTATGCCTGAGGAGCGACTCCTCGTGGCAGGTGCCGGAGGCAGAGCTTGGGCTGGTCTTGGATAGCTCTGGCGCTATCATCGGCTATACGGCTGGCAATGACATGAGCTGCCGCGACATCGAGGGCGAAAATCCTCTTTACTTGCCGCAGGCGAAAATTTGGAAGCGCTCCTGCTCAATCGGTCCGTTCGTCCGACTTGCGGAGACGGTCGCTGACCCGTACGCGCTCTCGATTGCCTGCCGCATTTACCGAGATGGAGCGCTGGTCGTTGATGAAACGGCGCATACCGGCCTGTTAAAGCGCAAACTGGAGGAGCTTGTCAGCTTCTTGAAACGGGATAATGAGCTGTTCGACGGTACGGTTTTGCTGACAGGTACCTGTCTCGTTCCGCCTAATCAGTTTACGCTGGCCTCCGGCGATCGCATTGAAATTGAAATCGAAGGTATAGGGACACTGGTGAACACGGTAATTAGCACTCATGAGCTGGACATGGCTCCAAATCAAGCCTAA